A region of the Microcystis aeruginosa FD4 genome:
ATTATATTGACGCTGACCGTAGGCATTACCCCCCGGCGCTCTATAATCGGGACGTTTCTTGAACAGTTGTTTTTGAGCCTGATCGACGATTTTTTTCTCATTTTCAGCGAGAGTTTCGGCAATGCGAATTCTCTGCTCACCGGTTTTTAAAAATTGCCCGATACCCTGTAGTTCACCACTACTAGGATAACGAAGTTCGTCGTCGGCTTTGAGGATGACTTGGCTAACTACGCTCATAATATCAAGGTAAATTCTGATAACATTCTGTAGTTTATCTCAGGTCGGGGTCTGGAAGTCGAGTCATCCCTGCTGGTTGGGCAATTCCGAAAAATTGTAATATTTCGTTATCAGTTTCCCCGACAGCCTAGTTACTCTCTAGAATGAATGTATTAGTGGTCAGGAGCGAGGAGATGGCAATTGAGATGTCACCGCACACTGATGAACTTGAACCCGATAAGTGGTAATTAATATGGAATTTTTAGCACCCTTCTTGTTGATAGCGGGCATTCTGGGATTAAATGGCTTTAAAATCGATCGAGAATACCAGCGTGGTGTTATCTTTCGTCTAGGGCGTTATCAAGACACCAAAGGCCCCGGACTGTACTGGATCATTCCCCTAGTTGACCAAAAAATGCGGGTGGATATTCGCACCAAAACCGTCGATATCGCCCCGCAAGAAACTGTCACCGCCGATAATGTCACAATCAAGGTTAATGCGGTTCTCTACTATCGCATTATCGACCCCAACAAAGCGATTAATAAAGTTGAATCCTATCCCGCAGCCGTTTATCAAGCGGCCATGACCACTTTAAGAAATGTAGTTGGTCAAAATCATCTCGATGATGTCTTGCAAAAACGAGACAAAATTAATCATGCAGTCCAACAAATTGTCGATGAAATTAGCGAACCCTGGGGCATTGATATCGAACGGGTGGAGATGAAAGATGTGGAAATTCCCACCGCTATGCAGCGAGCTATGGCCAAGGAAGCGGAAGCATTGCGAGAAAAACGCGCCCGTTTGATTAAAGCTGCCGCAGAACAGGAAGCCTCCCTAAAATTAGCGGAAGCTTCCCGATTAATCATGGAAAATCCCGCAGCTTTGGAATTACGCCGCCTACAAATGTTAACGGAAATTGGAGCGGAAAATAACACCAGTACCGTGATTATGCTCCCCTCCGATATCTTAAATCTGGCTCAAAAATTAACCGATAAAATATCACAAAATGGCTGAATTGTCAATAGCCAAAAGGGTTAATTTTCTCTGGTGTGTTAGGTTGGTTTAACACACCTAAAATTGTTAATTAACGCATGGTGACAAATTCCTCGGCAGCACTGGGGTGAATGCCGACAGTGGCATCAAAATCGGCTTTTGTTGCGCCCATTTTTACGGCAATGGCTACTCCTTGAATAATTTCGGCGGCATGATCTCCCACCATGTGCGCCCCAAGGATTTTACCACTTTCCTGATGAACAACTAATTTCATCAAAGTTTTGTCCTCTCGGGCCGGTAAAACATTGTAACCAGGGCGGAATTTAGACCGATAAACTTTAATCCCCGTGTCACCATATTGTTTTTTGGCTTGCAATTCTGTTAATCCCACCGTCGCCGCTTCAGGAGTAGAAAATACTGCTGAAGGAACGTTTTCATAACTCATTAACCGGGGTTTATTACCGAAGACTGTATCGGCAAAAGCTCGCCCCTCATTAATCGCCACGGGAGTTAAATTAATTTTATCGGTACAATCGCCCACGGCATAGATACTCTCTTCGCTGGTTTGGCTATACTCGTTGACGACAATTGCCCCGTTTTTTACCTCGACATTGACATTCTCTAAGCCCAATTTTTCCAGCTTAGGAATTCTTCCCGTAGCGGCTAATCCTAGGGCATCAACAAAGAGAATTTCTGAGGTTTCTTTCCCCTGAATATGTACTTTTAACCCCTCGGCAGTTTTCTCGATCGAAGTGGGGAAAGTTTCGGGCATAATTTTAATTCCCTGACGGATCATTTCCGCTTGAATCTCATCGCGGATATCCTCATCAAACCCTCTTAAAATCTTGTCTTTACGGATTAACTGCACCACTTCTGTCCCTAATCCGTGCATAATACCGGCAAATTCTACCCCAATATATCCCGCCCCTAAAACTATAATTCTTTTTGGTTGTTCTGGCAGTTGAAACATGGCATCAGAAACTACTGTATGTTCGATCCCCGGAATATTAGGTTTAACGGGATGTCCCCCCACGGCAATTAAAATTTTATCGGCAGTAATTTTCTCGTCTCCCACCTCTAGGGTATGGGTATCAAGAAACTTGGCATAATTAGGAAAAAGCGTCACTTGAGAATTATCGAGCATCTTTTGATAAATGCCATTTAAACGGATAGTTTCCTGATTAACGGCACTAATTAATTTTTGCCAATTTAACTGACTCTCTACTCGACTCCAACCGTAACCTTCTGCATCCTTAAATAGTTGCGGAAAACGACTAGAATAAACCATTAATTTTTTGGGAATACAGCCGCGATTAACACAGGTTCCTCCCAAGCGATCATATTCTGCTAATCCCACTTTTGCCCCGTATTCGGCTGCCCGTCTAGCGGTGGCAATACCCCCAGAACCACCACCAATCACCAATAAATCAAAATCATAACTCATAAAAATATCCTCGTAAATGAATAGAAATTTGACGGAATCAAAAAACTTTCTGGGCAAAAAGGGGAGAGAATATCTCGGATCAATCCCTAATCGAATCTATCGAGTAACTAGGACAATATAGTCACTAATTTTGCTAAATTAGAGTCAATTTACCTACTGCCAAGATTTAATTCTATGCTAACACGCCGCTCGAAATTATCTTTTCTCTTGGGGACTTGTTCCCTATTTCTCTGGGTAAACCATCCCGTCACCCTCGCAACCCCCATCAGTCAAGACAATTCCCCCCCTTCCCAGTTTATCTGTCCCGCAGACTTAGCCACCAAGATCGATCGCATTTTAGCCCGCCCCGATTATCAAGGCGCTTATTGGGGAATTTTAGTAAAATCTCTCAATTCTGAGGAAAATCTCTATAGTCTCCACGAAAATAACTTTTTTACTCCCGCTTCTACCACAAAATTATTAACCACTGCCGCCGCTTTAACCAAATTTAACCGCGATTATCGTCTGAAAACCCCCATTTTAGCCCAAGGCAACCCCCCCAATTTAGAGACTTTAACCTTAGTCGGGAGGGGAGATGCAACCATAACCACAGAAAAGTTAGAAAAATTAGCAGAAAAGTTAAAAGCACGGGGAATTAACTCAATTTCTCGCTTAATTGTCGTTGCTAGTCCTTTTCTCGTCTCCGATAGTCAAAAAACCTGGGAATGGGAAGATGTCTTTTTTGACTATGCTGTACCCGCTTCTAGCTTGGTTTTAAACGAAAATTCCGTCACTTTAAGGCTTTTACCGCGACAATTGGGGCAAAGCTTAGATTTACAATGGTCTGATCCCATTGCCGCTCAACAATGGCTAATTGAGAATCAAACCAGCACCGCGGCGCAAGGAAGCCCGAATACTCTGGCAATTAAGGGCAATTTAGCCAATAATCGCCTGATTATCACCGGTTCTCTGGCTATTGATAGTCAAGATGATTTTAATTTAGCTATTCCCCAACCTTCGGAATATTTCCTCGATCGCTGGCGTAATATCCTTGAAAAAGCGGGAATTACCGTTAAAACCGCCGAAATTAGCTCAGAAATTCGCGGCGATGAAATCACCAATTTAGAATCAGAACCCCTAGCATATTTGGTGGAAAAAGTCAATAAAAATAGCGATAATTTACTAGCCGAAACCCTACTACAAATGATCGGCGGTGTCTCGGGATTGCAAGAAACTTTAACAAAACTGGGAATTAACAGCGATAGTTATAAAATCGGCGATGGTTCGGGGCTATCACGACAAAATCTGATTAAACCCAAGACTTTAGGTCAAATTTTACAACTAATGGCAGAAAAACCTGATTATCGTCGTTCTTTAGCCATTGGCGGCATTGATGGCACTTTAACCAATAGATTTCGCCAGACTCCCCTAGAAGGACGATTACAGGCAAAAACCGGGACATTAACTGGAGTTATCGCCCTCGCCGGTTATCTAGAAACCGCCGACAATCAACCTCTAATCTTTAGCATAACCGTCAATAACAGCGATAAACCCGCCAGTCCCCTCAGAAACGGCATCGATGAGGTGATTTTGCTCCTAGGACAGTTAAAACGCTGTTAATCTTCAGGAGCCTGGAGATGGGGAGATAGGGAGATGGGGAGATAGGGAGATAGGGAGATAGGGAGATGGGGAGATAGGGAGATAGGGAGATAGGGAGATAGGGAGATAGGGAGATAGGGAGATAGGGAAATTTCAGCTAAATTCCCCCACTACCCCAACACCCCAACACCCCAACACCCCAACATCCCAACACCCCACTCCCCAATTCATAATTCATAATTCATAATTCCCACTTCCCCAACCCGCAACTAATTCGATCGATCGAGTCATTTAACCACAGAAGATTGTATACTTTTGTAAAAATTGTTTCTAGCTGACCTGTAGATTAATCGACGGAGTTATTGATATATGTATATAGTTCAGGTTGCCTCTGAGTGCGCCCCAGTGATTAAAGCTGGGGGATTGGGGGATGTGGTATATGGATTGAGTCGGGAATTAGAAATTCGGGGTCATTGCGTGGAGCTAATCCTACCCATGTATGATTGTATGCGCTACGACCAAATTTGGGGCTTACACGAGGCTTATCGCGACCTGTGGGTGCCTTGGTACGGTGGGGCAATTCACTGTAACGTTTTTTGTGGTTGGGTACACGGGCGCTTGTGTTTCTTTATTCAACCCAATTCGGAGGATAATTTCTTTAATCGCGGTACTTACTACGGTTGCAAAGACGATAATATGCGTTTTGCTTTCTTCTCTAAAGCCGCTTTAGAATTTTTGCTCAGAAGTAATAAACGTCCCGATATAATTCATTGTCACGACTGGCAAACCGGTTTAATTCCGCCCTTACTTTTTGAAATTTATAAATATCATGGTATGGGCAATCAGCGCGTTCTCTACACCATCCATAACTTTAAACATCAAGGATTTGCTGGTGCGGAAATTCTCTGGGCAACAGGATTAAATAACGATACTTACTACTTTAGCTATGCCCGAATGCGCGATAACTTCAATCCTTTTGTGATTAATTTTATGAAAGGTGGGATCGTTTTTTCTAACTATTTCAATACTGTCTCGCCCCACCATGCTTGGGAAGCACACCACACCGATGTTAGTTACGGTTTAGGCCATACAATTCACCTGCATCAACACAAATTTACTGGCATTCTCAACGGTTTAGATTACAATATCTGGAACCCAGAAGTGGATAAATTTATTCCTGCACCCTACGGTATTGATAATTTCTCCGAGAAAGCAAGCAATAAAAAGGCACTGAGAGAAAGACTCTGGTTAAGAGATGAACCAGAAAAACCCTTAATTTGTTATGTCGGTCGTTTAGATGACCAAAAAGGCGTGCATTTAGTTCACCATGCCATGTATTATGCCTTAGCTCGCGGGGCGCAATTTGTCCTCCTAGGTTCCGCCACCGAATCGTTAATTAATAACTGGTTCTGGCACGAGAAAAATCACCTCAATAATAACCCTGATGTCCATATTGAATTGGGCTTTAATGAGGAATTATCTCACCTCATTTATGCGGGTGCTGATATGATTGTGGTTCCCAGTAATTTTGAACCCTGCGGACTGACACAAGTAATCAGCTTAAAATACGGAACCGTTCCCATCGTCCGGGGAGTTGGTGGTTTGGTTAATACGGTTTTTGATCGGGATTATGATACCTATCACCAACCGGAAGAACGCAATGGTTTTGTCTTTTTTGATCCCGATAATAATGCCCTCGAATCAGCCATGTCCCGGGCATTAGAATTGTGGTACACTCAACCAGAAGAATTCCAAAAATTAGCGATTCAAGGTATGGAATGCGATTACTCTTGGAATCACCCCGGGGAAGAATACGTTGCCCTTTATGAAATGATTCGCCACAAATAAGCTGTCTTGTCTCTAGCCATTCCCTGGGGGTTGTTTGTTTCAATTTTTAGGTAATTGCTTTGTTTGTAGATGACATTTTGGGCGCCCACGATGCGCCCCTACCATTGCCGCAATAATATCATTGTAGGGGCGAATTGCATTCGCCCTCTTTTAATAACTTCTGCTGCTCACCATCAACGAGAGAAAGTCACAGATATGAGATGCACCCGTTACCGTTTTCTTTTCAATGTTTACTGTTTACCGATAACTGAAGAAGCTCTCTTTTCTTTCCTCTACCTAGTAGAGCAGAAATGTTAACTTTGCTTGGTATTCTTGGGTGAGGGGATGACTAACTCCCAAAATCTGAAATATGGCTAACATGGCTTTTCTTGCCCCATCCTGACGATATTTTCTACTTTCTCCCACCAGGCTGATCAGTTTATCTAAAGCGGCGGCATAATCTTCTTTTAAGGCGGAATTAATACCAGTAAAAAATATCGGATCGAGGGGATTATTTTCTGGTTTTAACTGTTGAAATTCTAGGAGAGTTTTCCACCCTTTAATCGGGGGATTTTCCTCTTTAATAGCACTGATTAATCGATAAGCATCAGACCATTTTTCTAGACGCATGAGAAATTTTACCGCCATAATAATTAATCGCGGTTCGTTGGGATATTTGGGAAAAAGACGATCAAATAATTGTTTAGCTGTGGGCAAATTATCGAGGGCGATCGCTTCTTGTATTTCTGCTAATCCTGTTTCTAATTCCGATTGTAAATCGAGACGGGAAAATAAGTCTCTAATTTGTTCTTCTGGCAAAGCACCGACAAAACAGGGTAACACTTCTCCCTTGCTGACAATTCGCACATCGGGAACTCCTTCTACATCGTATTGTTCGGCTAATTCGGGATTTTTATCTATATCTATTTTGGCTAGGATAAAATTATATTCACTTGCTAGTTTTTCTAGCATCGGTTTTACCAATTTACAGGGTCCACACCAGAGGGCATAAAAGTCTAAAATCACTGTATTTAGATAGGATTTTTCGATCACTTCACTATCAAAATTTGTCCCATCTACCTCGATAGAATATCCCATCTATTTCTCCTCTAATAACTTATTTTTCAGCTAGTTGTGTCTCACTTATCTCTTTTACCCAAAGGGCTAATCCTCCCCCTCGTCCCCGGGCTGCTATCATTGTTTCTGTGATCAAAAAATAGGCAAAAAATGCCTGTTTTTTGATGCTTTCCTGATAAAAATTCGCTTCACTTACCTGGCCATTTCTAATAAAACCTGAATAGAGAGAGCGATTAAATAGGGTTAGGTTGAGCCGGGTAAAATCAAAGGCAAGAAGACGGGTTTTAGGAAAAAACTTAACTGGACCGCTTACAGATAGTTTTACTGCCCCTAAAACTATGTGATTGCTGACGGTTCCAGAGATAAATTCTCCCGGTTCTAAGCTCTCATTTCTTTGGTAAGAGATGGTAATTTTTAACCAGGATGGTAGATAGCGACCCTTACCTAAAACAATCCCCGCTCTCTTTTTCGCTTTTTGAGTTCCCGTGATCAAGTATAATCGCCAATTACCGACCAAAGCCTCAAAAGTAAGATTTTCTTTAGTTTTTTTATTGTTTTTTTCTGTTGCTAAGAGAAATTCCAGCAATTGAGAGACAGGGGGGCGATTATTCTCCTCAAGTATTAGGGGTGAGTCGAGATTTCTAACCATGATTTGAGACAGTGCCAAAATATTTTAACTGAAGCTACCGAACTCGAAAAAGCGAGCGATAAACTGGTTGACCTTTATTATAAGTGGACTTTTCCCTTTCCGTCGGTACGGGGAAAATATTTTCCTCTAACCAGGGGGTTTGATGTTGCCGAACAAAATGGGGATGTGCTTGAAATCTCTCCGTCATTTCCAGGGCGATCGATTCCACATCCGACTGTAAAAAAACCCAGCCTCCAGATACCATATACTTAGCCAAAGCTATGACTAATTCCGGCTGCACGACTCGACGCTTACTGTGACGCTGTTTAAACCAAGGATCGGGAAATTGAATCGACACCCAAAATAACTTATCTGGGGGCAAAGATTGCAGGAAAATTTCTGGGGTAACATTCATATTGCCAAAAACAAAAGCGAGATTTTTTAATCCTAACCTTTCCCGTTCCTGATTCGCTTCAATTACCAAAGGTTGACGAATTTCAATCCCCAAAAAATTAATTTCTGGATATACTTGGGCCATTTGTAACAAAAATTTACCCCGCGCACAACCAATGTCAAGATGGAGAGGTAGTGTCATATCCTGATAAACTTGATTCCAATCGGGGGGAGCGATCGGATGGCGATATTTATGACTTAAGGGATTGACGTGCTGACGAACGCGAACTTTAGCCAAAGATATTTTCTCCTCATTTCTCCTCGATCGATCTAGTTTACCGATATTTAGCCCAATTGAATGCGATGAATTTCCGTTTCGCCATTCTCAGCGATCCTCATATCGCTTTACCCACAACCATTTTGAACCATTCTAATCGCTTTCATCTGGTGGAAGTGAGTATTCCCGCTTTAAAAATTGTTTTAGACCATCTCATCACCCTTAACCTCGATTTTCTGCTGATTGCCGGCGATTTAACCCAAGATGGTGAACCAGAAAATCATCGTTGGTTAGCCGATTGTTTAGCCACTTTACCCTTTCCCGTCTATGTGGTGCCGGGTAATCATGATGTTTTGAGTTTAACCGCAACAGAAAACCAGATCGGTTTAGCTGATTTTCCCTTTTATTATCAACAATTTGGTTACAGCCATCCCGAACAAATATACTACCAAAAAGAAATTTTACCAGGAGTGCAATTAATCGGTCTTAATTCCAATCAATTTGATGACCAAGGTAAACAAATTGGCAGTTTAGATGCAGAACAATTGCATTGGTTAAAACAGACTTTACCAGCGCTAAAAAACGATCTAGTGATGGTGATGATCCATCATAACGTTATCGAGCATTTACCCGGACAAAGCAATCATGAATTAGGTAAACGCTATATGTTGGCTAATGCGGTAGAACTGCTCGATATACTACAGGAAAACGGCGTAAAATTGTTGATTACTGGTCATCTCCACGTGCAAGATTTGGCTTTTACCAGAGGTATCTATGAAATTACCACCGGTTCCCTCGTCAGTTATCCCCATCCCTACCGGGTGTTAGAATATTGCGAAAACACGGTTGAATTAGCCATAGAATCCTTTCATCTGCAAAATATACCGGGATGGGAGAATTTACCCGCTATTTCTCGGCAATGGTTAGGCGATCGCTCTTATCCTTTTATGATGCGTTTATTAACCTGTCATCCCCTCAATCTTCCCGTGAGTCTAGCGGAGGAATTAGCCCCAAAATTACGCAATTTTTGGGCAGATGTGGCCCAAGGTGACACAATCTTCGATTTTAGCGATTTTCCGCCCCTAGTACGCCGTTATTTTTACGCTTTCAGTGCCATCGATCCCCTCGGTAATCCTCATTTTATCGACAATCAAGCTGTAATTAGTTTCAAGCATCAGTTTACTTATCAGCGCTCAAACTTGCTGGTAGAGTTGAGAGAATAGCTGCAATAAATAATTAACTATAGCTATAGTTATGGCACTATCCGGCAGCGCGACCGCTATATTGGCAGAAAATATCAAAAAAAATCAATGGAAGCACTGAAAAAGGAATTAAAAAAAATCGGTTCTCTTGCCCTGTTTTTTTTCTTGGCTTTCGGTTATATTCTTCTGATCATGAAATTATTTCTGGAAGAGTATTCGATTACTACCTACGTTTTGGGTAAAGCGATCGTAGGAGCGATCCTTGCCGCAAAAACCGTGGCCATTCTCGACGCAGCCATGAAGCTAGAATGGTTAGAAAATCGACCCCGTTACGTTAGTATTCTGTATCGAACCTTTGTTTATACCCTAGCAGCACTGATTCTCGGCTCGATCGAGGGTTTTATCGAAGCTTATCTGGGAACGCGGGTAATTTCGGAGGCAATGGCCAAATTTTGGCAAAGGGAAAGTTTCTCTCAAATCCTTGCGGTTACTCTCTGTCTCGCAGTGGTTTTTTGTCTCCACAATCTCTGGCACGAAATCGATCGCTATTGGGGTAAAGGCAAATTGAGAAAATTTTTTCTCGATCGCTCCTAAAGTACAGCAGTTATCTTCATGGTGAGATAGGAAGTTTTCCTTTTGGGGAGTCGGGAGATAGGATTTAGGGAGATAGGGATTTAGGGAAATTTCAGCTAAATTCCCCACTACCCCCCGCAACGCGCACGCAGTGACCACCCCACTACCCCAACACCCCACTACCCCCACGAAAAACTTTTTGCCGCAAACCCCATCTCCCCCCTGCTCGCCCTATCTTTCGCAGGCGACCCCTGCTAGGATAAAATACGGGTGAAAAATTGCTAATCCAAGGAGTACAGACGTGATTGAACCTTTAGTGCTAGGGATTGTCCTAGGCTTAATTCCCATTACCCTAGCGGGTTTGTTCGTTGCCGCCTATTTACAGTACAAACGGGGCAATCAATTCGGCTTAGACTAAATCTATCACGCCAATCCCCCGAATTGAGAAAATCTCCCATCCAGCTAGGCACTAGACGGGAGATTTTTTGACATAGCAAATTTGCCGCTTAACAGATTGTTGATGCTGACGTTGCCATCCCTGCAAAATTCATCTGTCTTGGGAGATCGATCGCCTGAAAGCAAGAACTAAACGGCTGTTAAACTAGGAAAACGAATGACAGTTTCGGTATATTCGGGAACCCATCCGGCGGTACTGGTGAAGTAACGCACTGCTTTAACTCGTTTACTGGCAGTGAGGTGAAACCAGTGTTCGCTGTGGGCGGGAACATTGATATATTCTTGAGGTTGAATAGTTAATTCCCCCTGAGAACCATCGGCAAAGACAAAGCCAAAAACCCCCTCTCCATCAATGATATAACGCACCTCATCGTCAGCGTGGGTGTGACAGCGCTCGAATTTGGCCAGTAAAGTGTCGAGATTGGCAATGTCGGGGTGTAAAACGATTAAATCTCTAGCTTGATAACCCGCTTCTTGCTTTAGTTGCTCAAAATAACCGTCTAAGCTAGTTAAAACTATTTCTTTTTCTTCGTCAGTCAGAGAAGCTTGCTTAAGTAGCTGACGGGTGGCCTCGTTTTCGATCGGCCAATAGTTTAAAGTAACATTTAATTTAGCCAATTCCAGACTAATATCGGCTAACTGGGTATAGGTTGTCCCATTCTCTAAGCGTAGTATCGCCATTGGTTATCATCCTCAAGATTACTTTTTCTATTTTAAAGTTTTCCAGAGAGAAGCCGCTCGATTTTTTGTCCCTCGATCCCTTGCCAGTTCCTAGGATTTTCTCCTCAAAAATGCTATTATGTCCTATATATGGGGAATTAGCTCAGTTGGTAGAGCGCTGCGATCGCACCGCAGAGGTCAGGGATTCGAGTTCCCTATTCTCCATTGGCCAGAGATACTAACCGCTTTTCAAGGTTCAAGAAAGGGACTTGCGTAGGAATAATATCCCAGCTTTGAAAATCGCTCTGTAGAAGAACCAGACCAGCCAGATGGTACATTATCAAAGCGCAAGTCCCCAACATCTCGAAGGCTCTCCCCCTATTTAGGGTGATCAGCAAACCCCCTCCGCGCGGAGGGCGCAGGTTCCTTGCGCCCCTACAGTAACGGATTTTGTCCACAATGTAGGGGCGAACTGCGTTCGCCCAAAAGGTACATTATCAAAGCGCAAGTCCCAAAGATTATGAACCAGTCTCAACTTCCCCAAAAGGCGTTACTTTTATTTCTGGGGAGAATAGCAGAAGATTACTGACAGAAAAGCTAAAAGATTTGACCTGTGGTGGTAATTTTCCTTGAAAAAATGCCATTAATTCCTGATCATTTCTTGGTAAGTGACTAAGGATAACTCCATTAGCTGAATTATCTTGAACAAAGCGAAAATTGGCTTGAGTTCCATCGAGATAATTAACGTTAATTATCACGGGGGGGATTCTAAAGAGTTGTTTGACTATTTTACCCAACCAAGAATATTCAAATTTAACTTGAACACGAGTAATCCCACTATTACGAGTAGGTAATTCATAGACTTGATCCCAAGTAATATTAGTAGTCTCTCCTAGAGGGGTTGGACTACAACGACTGACTTTTTGTTTTTCTAAAAGATAAAAGTTGGTTTTGATTGCGGGGACTTGGAATGGCGAATTTACCGAGTCAAGTTGATAATTACAAACCACATAGGAAAAAGCTTTAGGTTCATCAAAAAAAGGATGTCTGCCATCAATAGATTGAAAGTGATAAATCAGATAATCTCTGGGAGATTGAGATAAGCTTTGATAATTTAGTTCATCCAGTTTTTCTGTATAAGCAGAATAGGATTGAATAATCGGCCTCGGTTTCCAATTAAGCTGATTGCCCGGAATAAGTGAAAATTCCCACGGAATTATATCAATAGTTTTGCCTTGCACTTTTTCCAGCACAGAATCGGGAAGTTTTAGTCGATTATTTAGCTTAACTAAATTTTCGCTCGTAATCCTTTGAACCTCTGCTTGAAATTTCTTTATATCGAGCAATAAAACAACCCTATTTATGTTATTGGCTACTTTGGCAGGATTGAGTTTACTAAATTGATAATTTCTAAGAGTTGAAATAACGACACAAGATAGTAATAAAATTAAGTAGGTAATGTATAATTTGGGTTTATTCTTAACTGGATTATTGTCAATTTTGATAAAATATAATGAGATGATTAGCAGGACAATAATACAGAACAGCACTACATGAGAATCCTGACGAACAAATCCGTGCTTAAATCCTAAAAATAGAGGAAATAGCAGGGCAATACTTAGGCTGGTTGAACCACTATTGCACAGACGAAAAAGTAGATTTATTATCACTGCACAACATAATATTGCTAAGAGGGCATTTATATCTCTGATCAATGATATAAATGCTCTCTTAGAACCTGTAAGACTCATGGCACTGGAATAACCTGAAGATATTGACCAAGAATTGAGTATATATTCATATAAAGAAGGAAAGTTATTTGATGAAAAACTTTGAATCAATAAAGTTGTATAAAACAGATAAAAAACTAGATAAGGTAATAATTTTTTTAAAAATGTTATCAGCCTTGTTTTATTCAAAATTTTATCAATAACAAAAGCTACTATTCCAGAAATTATAAAATTAACCAATAGTTTTGTTAAAACTGTTATCGATTGACCAGA
Encoded here:
- a CDS encoding metallophosphoesterase family protein, which encodes MNFRFAILSDPHIALPTTILNHSNRFHLVEVSIPALKIVLDHLITLNLDFLLIAGDLTQDGEPENHRWLADCLATLPFPVYVVPGNHDVLSLTATENQIGLADFPFYYQQFGYSHPEQIYYQKEILPGVQLIGLNSNQFDDQGKQIGSLDAEQLHWLKQTLPALKNDLVMVMIHHNVIEHLPGQSNHELGKRYMLANAVELLDILQENGVKLLITGHLHVQDLAFTRGIYEITTGSLVSYPHPYRVLEYCENTVELAIESFHLQNIPGWENLPAISRQWLGDRSYPFMMRLLTCHPLNLPVSLAEELAPKLRNFWADVAQGDTIFDFSDFPPLVRRYFYAFSAIDPLGNPHFIDNQAVISFKHQFTYQRSNLLVELRE
- the petG gene encoding cytochrome b6-f complex subunit V, whose translation is MIEPLVLGIVLGLIPITLAGLFVAAYLQYKRGNQFGLD
- a CDS encoding 1,2-dihydroxy-3-keto-5-methylthiopentene dioxygenase; the protein is MAILRLENGTTYTQLADISLELAKLNVTLNYWPIENEATRQLLKQASLTDEEKEIVLTSLDGYFEQLKQEAGYQARDLIVLHPDIANLDTLLAKFERCHTHADDEVRYIIDGEGVFGFVFADGSQGELTIQPQEYINVPAHSEHWFHLTASKRVKAVRYFTSTAGWVPEYTETVIRFPSLTAV